One genomic region from Alosa alosa isolate M-15738 ecotype Scorff River chromosome 12, AALO_Geno_1.1, whole genome shotgun sequence encodes:
- the LOC125305261 gene encoding uncharacterized protein LOC125305261: protein MGNWGRMADLYSFLIHTSILSTLFMVTLAVDRAMLCEEDSLLVEMSRDVEIPSECVLSCTAQTYGRMLLRQDIQTVRFKCSYTGDKGEYCWPTRISCSAGESLLQAYVILPVHKSTISGESPGLQTTSVTHKNLLRPHRGQVPLSDECGLFYNVMDYFGGTKWEPFFCVKVVPHHHILGESMRCPPFLVTVWQKQNHSPVNHGEG, encoded by the exons ATGGGAAACTGGGGCAGAATGGCGGATTTATATTCTTTCTTGATTCACACTAGCATCTTGTCAACATTATTCATGGTTACACTGGCTGTGGACAGGGCCATGCTGTGTGAGGAGGACAGTCTCCTGGTGGAGATGTCCAGAGATGTGGAAATACCATCGGAGTGTGTGCTGAGCTGCACCGCACAGACGTATGGCAGAATGCTATTGAGGCAGGACATACAGACTGTCCGTTTCAAATGCTCTTACACAG GGGATAAAGGAGAGTACTGCTGGCCCACGCGCATCAGCTGCAGTGCAGGAGAGAGCTTGCTGcaggcttatgtcattttgcCCGTACACAAGTCAACTATCAGTGGTGAATCACCAGGACTTCAAACCACCTCGGTCACACACAAGAATTTGCTGAGACCTCACCGAGGACAAGTACCTCTTTCTGATGAATGTGGCCTGTTCTATAATGTCATGGACTACTTCGGGGGGACAAAGTGGGAGCCATTTTTCTGTGTTAAGGTGGTGCCACACCACCACATCCTGGGGGAGAGCATGCGATGTCCACCTTTCCTTGTGACAGTTTGGCAAAAGCAAAACCATTCCCCAGTCAACCATGGTGAAGGGTGA